The Spinacia oleracea cultivar Varoflay chromosome 2, BTI_SOV_V1, whole genome shotgun sequence DNA segment CAGAAGATGTTTTATACTAATATTGAACTGAGTTGTAATAATCTTCTGGGACTTGTTTATGTACTCTCCCTTATTTCTGAAATTGACAAATATTATGCTGATACGCAGGGGAAGGCGTTGGAACTTCAGTTTCAACCTTCAAGAAATATGTAACTGTTTATGAAGTAAACTATTGTGCTTACTCACATGCAAAAAGGCACATCACCTTTGGAGAAAGCGGGGCAGTCAATGCTGAAAGCTTTCAGTTACTCACTGTTCCACACGCAACCGGTATCGGGTTCAATGCAGCAAACAGCTTTGCTGATGGTGTATAACCTCTACATTTTGAGACCCAGAAGGGTGCTTTGATTTCTTAATAATTGTTTGCAGCTATATACATGCCTCAATATCCAGTCTTCTGGCCGGTATACATTAGGCTTAGAGTTGCTCATTGTCATATTACAGGATGATGTTAGCCTGTAGCATCATTGACCGAAACATTGAAACTTATAGATTTGAAGAAAACGAGCATAGTTTCATTTCATCTTCTTTCTTCTCTGTCCATAcatttattttagttgaattggATTCTTCAAAATCATCTGAACTGATGATGAGACTCTATAAATCAGATGCAAATGTCTGACACCAAAATAGATGAATCAGAGTACAAGATTTAAAGTCAAAAGCGTCTTCGAGTCAAAGATAGTTAAACAATCAGAACTACAGATTACAGAAGCCTGGTAAGTTAAGTCAGAACATAAGCTACAGAGCTACTACAGGTTAATTGACCAGTTAATCCTAATTTACCAGCCAGAAGGGCTAGGTAAGGGCTCAATCTCATCAAACACGTCTGAAGGGAAGTCGTCGAAAAAGCTGTCAGGTGTTGCATTGTTGTAATTCTCCCTCTTAACTCTTGTTTCACCACTGATTGCATCTCCATCAAAACATGAATAAAAGCTGATACCATCATCGACGAGTGCAGGTTCACCTGTGCATCCAAAGGGTGAAAAAAAGCTCGAATCGAGCCTATCGATGAGCTCCTGTGTTTCTGGGGGGAATGGAATTAGGTCTGTTTGGAGGTGGGGAATGGTGGGGAAAGAAGGCGGTTCAAGTAGTTGCAAGTCCATGTTGTTGTAGTATGTGTTTAAGGGAATTGGTTCCAGATAAGCAACGTTGCTCTCTTCAAAACATGGATAACCGTGGTCGACTGAACCTGTAAACGGTATCATTTCCATGTTGTTTTTGTCTGCACTGCTGTTGGAGGATGAGTTCACAGATTGAGCTTTAGATGATGTCTCTCCCTCCATTGAAGAATTCTTGGTGGCCTAAGGATTAAGACCAAAAACAAATAAGTcaactatatatatatgaacctactaccaaaacaaaaaaaaacaaaaaaaaaaactaactatATATATGAACCGATATGACAAAAAAGTAcaccataaaaataaaaataaaattcatatacGAAAGTATGACTTACAATAAAAAACACCCCTTTTGTCTAAATTTGCTACATAAtccaaaaaatatttataaataacgatAACAAATACATAATTTACGAAAAAACCTTTTTAACACACGAGTAATATTGCAAGAGCATATCAAGAAATCTAATAAAAAATCATGGGTATATTCGGAAAAAAAGCAAGTTTCTAAAAAACCAGCCTAACATATGTGACTATTGATTCCGTACTCTACCAATGTAGAGTTAATTAGTCATGTAAATTACCTCCAGAAAATGAGCACGATCCTTAGAAGTAAAAGTAGAAGTAGAAGTAGAAGCAGAAGATTTGTGCTTTTTGTTAGGACGAGGAGGAGATTGAGAGTGCAAAATCCTAGCCAATCTCTTTTGCCTGCTACTCCAGAAATTCTTGACATCATTATCAGTTCTTCCTGACAAATGTGTTGCTATTCTTGCCCATTTATTCCCTATTTGCGCCTGCAATTCTATCACCACCCTCTCTTCTTCTGCCGTAAACTTGCATCCACTTTttttaacccaaaaaaaaaaaatcacatattTAATCACAAATTATTAAAAACCCATTGTAATTTACTCATTTTAGAAACAAAATTACAATCActatcaataaaaataaaattaaaaaaaaaaaaagattgggGGTGGGATTTGGATATGAAGTGGGTGAAAagtacttaaaacaaacttaccATTTTCTGAAATAATTACCATTTCACTACAACAAAAATCCATTATTCTTACTTTTTATCCAAGGAAACAACAATTCAAACTAATTTAACAAAACACTTGTACAAAAAGAAGTTTGTAAAATGGAGTGTAATATGAAACAactgatttttaatttttgggacgaaaaaggaagaaagaaaCGTACCTTTTCAAATTGGGACGAAGTTTATTAACCCAACGAAGACGACAAGACTTGCCAGTACGATAAAGAAGACCTTTGGATCGAATGGAGCTCCAGTCACGAGGGCCATACTTGTTAACATGGTTAATCAATACTTGATCTTCTTCGCATTTCCATGGCCCTTTCTTTATATAATTTGCACTTCCTCCAACAGTAACAGTAACATTACCATTACTATTATTCTTGTTATAGTAATAATATTTCTTGCTCATCTTTCCATTATTAATAGTGCCATTATTATTACTAAACTCCTCCATTTAAGTTTTTATCTCACTATATTTTTGTGCGTATGTTTTGGATTTGGGTGTAAAATGTTTGGAAAGTGTAAAAATGTTGGAAAGTGAAAAATGTTGTTAAATGTAAAGGTTAGGGGGAAGAGAAATGGGGAAAGTGGCGGTTAAAGGGTTGTTTATGGGGGTTAAGGGCTTTGTCCGACTTGTCCCACATTCTCCCACAATCTCCGATTTTTTCTCCAccttttttcttattattttattattttcaaatttttatttctCACATTCTTggattctatttttttcttcttaatttatttttgttatttgaAATTGGGGgtttcaattatttattttcagattatttGGGACGTGAATAAAAAAAGTTTAAAttttcttttccaaaaaagcaAATCATAcgtcacccaaaaaaaaaaaaaaatcatacagTAAGGCTCCGttttattggacttattttgactgaacatatattatctgaacttatctgaacttatttgaacttatttaatctgaaaaaacttattttgtcttaaataaacttatttgtgtatgataatgtctgaaaaaaacttatttttgttgaacttatattatctgaacttaactgaacttattttgtctgaaataagtcaaaataagtcgaacagaacaacGCATAAGAGATTTGAAGAAAGTAAATAAATGTGATTTGGATCTTATGTATTTCGTATTATGAAGTAATTTATTATTTGTGGCTTACTTCTGGTTATTGAGCGGGTTGGGTCAAACCGAGTTGGCGCGAGTGTGATCAATGAAAAGGACCAGAAGACCAATAAGGGAATTTGAGATAGAGAAACAAAAGTAACGAATGCGAATGTTACTTATTTTTAGAAAATCATATACTTCATGTATCTTCTTTTACACGGTTGTTAGCCTATCATAAGGACCAAAAAATTGTAAGTCCCCTAAACACCATGTCCAATACCGATTATACACCATGAGTTAACGGTTAACCTATTCATTAATCAAATCTACTCAACTAAGTTGGTCTTAGCATAGCAGTTGCTCACTTTGTCTTTTATCAACCTTTAAGAAGCACGCGGGATGAAAATATTTGTCACCATTAGGCATTAGCAGCGGTAGACATCTTAGATATAtgggaaaaaaataaattaattaaatgagTTTTGAATTGGATAAGTAGTATAGCACTTAGCTTGATGGAAATTCGTATTGGATTTTGATTCAAATCCAAAacacaaattttattttcataatgGACTTGAGACGAACCCTAATTGAATAGAGGCATTAAAATGTTGACCCATTGTTTGTGTAAACAAAGTTCAAACTCTCATAATGTTGACCCGTTTTCATTCTTATAATGTAAAGCCCAATCCTTGTTAAAAGAATTACCAAGGGTAGAAGGTAGTAGTGCAATTGCTAACTGCTGTATCCGGATACAGCCAACTCTGGCTGTACCCCTCAAAAACGTTGCGCTcgtattgtttgttcattcttgtcgactgtttgttctttttttattgtactgtttgttcattcttattgtactgtttgttctttcttgttgtactgtttgttcatttttgttgtactgtttgttctttcatgttgttttttaaattcatcatcaaattttcataattgttgtattttttgttctttcttctggaattttatgttttttttatattgtttgttctttcttgtttatttgtttgtttataataatcatatggttaatgttcataattaaactcttcattaatctttttgtaacaccccgacaattctctcttttctaaaataaccttttaatataaaacatagagaattatcaaggcattatcgcccgtgtgaaaacgttacggcttattcagaattttgcagcggaaaacataaaactaacttttaggttcataaataatctattacatattaggtccaaaccaattaactgaattaaggaaatacgaatagtacgacaaatttcaaatccaagttaacaaattaaatcacttaattaaacgaatagaactacaagctctctaatcccgatcccaatgatgcatcatcttcaaacctgtagatgggcaacgcttattggtccttagagactgctcaccaaagatgggtcatcacaggatcaataaggcatagccatgatcaacacacacaaacaaagcacgtaatcagcaaagctgagtactacatactaaaacaacaacaatcctagcatgatactatcaaaccaacaaccctaacatgatactaataaatataaggaaagacagacaaaacataataaattgacgattatacttgactagactaagctaggcttaataaccataatattattttagttgaaatagacaatggaccgagttgaccatccagaagtcttcactaaggaagacgaggtacgggcgcgactccgtaacctcagtgacctgcgatatcgaggaacgtttaaataaaaataggacacggtgatcaatccggtcccagaaaaggccatgggctaccaccatgaaccccaactcctgtttgtccgtcacttcagacgtgcacagtctaaagctattgctattcagtttcactttacatgacttacaaattgagattccgttatgactcaaccattacataagacagacaattcacatttgttcacaactgtttttatcttggaattaagtaagtgatcataaaagcatcaatcaagactcattccaacttaaccaacctttcctttaaccatgagcaaccctgtatatgggcataaagtttcaacttactaaacaaggtcctccgcccttataaagtagtgaaaagatagaaagggaacaacaaccaattgatccaacccaatcatatagaataatctagtgttcccaaccaacatgtttgtatcaaacatccatactaacatgttacagttcttatagtgcaaaataagttcaataagtttgtccaacagtattaaacatgcacattcaatataacccagttcgtccataatatcaacatcaccaagttcaacaacaatatcaacataaccaagttcaacaacaagattcaacatggtttcaacaattagcacacgttccaagcacacaggtatgtacgtaccttgtgtaaacaaactgataggccactttaacactttcaaaagtcgcccacaaagaattctccgcctaaaacaatcaagaaacgtacctaaatcaattcctaatcattggaaaccataacaaagcattctaaatgcatcctaaacatatttagaacatttcccaatatcaaaacttaaacctttgatttcctatcatcataattattaaattagtgattgaaattcgttgaaaactctttgcaaacatcgtactttaaattttcagaaacataactaatttcaactattccaaaacataattaacattcttaagatcataaaaataatagctttaataatgtataatcattctattatgattttagaacattaaaaccttaaaaatccatgctttaataattaaattccttatttcaattcaactatgtaatctgaaaattaaattatcaattaagcataatgtaaaatctgaaaatctaacttaatcataaaaacttataatttatattcacgaaacatgaattaagttaataaaacttcattaaaaccctaatttaaacgtaattaacaaatctgaaaataattaaattaatttcgacaacatataatctaaaaattagtaattaaatcataaaaaccataaatttattcaatcaaaacataaattaaattgataaaatataattaaaacatttaattacttagggtttaagaaataaccaaaagagagAAGGAAAGAAGGCTGGCCGGAGGTGGTTCAGCGGCGCGGCGGCGCGGCGGCAATGGGGCGGTGGTGCGCGCGGCAATGGGGCGGTGGTGCGCGCGGTGGTGGCTGCCGCAACAACATAACACGAGTGAGGAGGATGAATAAACAACAAGGGAAAGGGGAACGAAAGGGAACAAAAGAAAACGAAAGGGAAGAGGAAGAGGTATCGACGGAGGACGGCTGGTGGCAGAGCCGCACACGGTGGTGCGTGGTTGGGCGTAGTGACGAATGCTGGTGGTCCTCGGTGGTGGTTGTGCGAAAAATGAAAGCCACAATTAAGGGGAGAGGAGGAGTGATAAACGGAAAGGGAGATCGAAGAAGAAACAGAGGGGAGAGGAAGTTACCGACGGCGGCGTGCAGGTGGAAGGGTGGTCGCGGCGGCGGCTGTTGATGGTGGTTGACGCAGGCGGAGAGGGGGCTGCAAGGAGGAGAGGGAGGAGGTTGGTTTCACGTGAAGGAGGAGGAATAAGGAGGGTTTGGGATTTGAGTTTTACGTGAAGTAAAAACAAGGAGAGGGTTATGGGTTTACTTGGtagtttatttaacttgggctttactacttgggctaggattaagatttagtttgttgaatccaaaatggttaggattgcttcctaatttcaatcgaacggaatttcgtaattcgaattcgttttaacttaaaattctaaaatcattttcaatttcgtaaatcgttgaaaatattaaaatgtaataaataaatatacgttaattatattatttatttccaaaattcgtaaattcttatttaaatatattaaatatacgttaaaatatataaatgaaatgtataaaattacgggggattacaatctacccctcttaaaagaagtttcgtcccgaaacttgacacgaaaattcacatatctttccaaacttttcaacttattcttattgtagaagtactttgtgccactcttgtgtactcttttgccaacttaaagttgcttgtgttattcatgaacacctttttcttatgcggagaatctatttactttgcatcaacatgtataagttgctaaaaatgagcgtaaaatgcataaaattgctataaaaataggtaaaaagcgcgaatttctatcgcattctacccctcttaaagaaaacgagttacgcccccGTAACTCATTTCAGGGAATTCTATCCCCAATACAATATTTCCCCTAAAATCATTCCAGCAAGTAGGACTCCTACAATTCTTTCCATACAACGCCTTAAAAGGTGTAATCTTAATtctcgcatggtaactattgttgcgcgaaaattcaatcaaatctagatgGTTTAGCAACTGCCCTTTAAAGTCAATAGCacaggctctcaacatatcttccatggtttggttagtcctctcaggctgaccatcggttgcagggtggaaagcaatactcattttcaatgtcgtccccaagattcaactggaccttactGCCAAAATTTCAAACTTTTGTGCTCGgcaaggatcttacatgtttccctataaaggtaatgtctccaaatattcacAGATAACACAATAGCAGTTAGCtttaggtcatgggtagggtaattagccttataaggtttcaattgatgCGACAACAGGTGCGAAGGTTACACGCTCCTTTAAAACCTAGAAAGCTTtttcacatttctcacttcacttgaatttcgattcttttttcaacaagttggtcattggttttgctttcttcgaaaagtctttcacaacttcCTATAATAGTCGTCTAGGCTTAGAGAACTTCAAatatcggacacgttctttggagtaggtcactcagtCACAACTTGAATCTTAGTAGGATCTACAGAAACGCTTTCtgctcactttttttttttttttttttttaccgaacctcatcacgtctttcatggatgtataactcttgggattaactcttagctctttcaccaattcgTATATttcccatcttttcaagacaacaaatgatttctaacgatcctggaccactcgaatcttctcttaatttTATTCCCTTAAGTAACGTAGTTTTTAATCAATTTAgtcttcacttttccgtcggtgtcacttatacacacgtgacttcaagatttgtatacttcattcacataacactagattctttctaagagtCTCCAAAacaatcctcaagtgtttgtcatgctctttctcattccttggataaatcaggatatcatcaatataataacgaacttaattcggaattcgtggaaaatcttattcatcaaatccataattatg contains these protein-coding regions:
- the LOC110802824 gene encoding transcription factor DUO1, producing the protein MEEFSNNNGTINNGKMSKKYYYYNKNNSNGNVTVTVGGSANYIKKGPWKCEEDQVLINHVNKYGPRDWSSIRSKGLLYRTGKSCRLRWVNKLRPNLKSGCKFTAEEERVVIELQAQIGNKWARIATHLSGRTDNDVKNFWSSRQKRLARILHSQSPPRPNKKHKSSASTSTSTFTSKDRAHFLEATKNSSMEGETSSKAQSVNSSSNSSADKNNMEMIPFTGSVDHGYPCFEESNVAYLEPIPLNTYYNNMDLQLLEPPSFPTIPHLQTDLIPFPPETQELIDRLDSSFFSPFGCTGEPALVDDGISFYSCFDGDAISGETRVKRENYNNATPDSFFDDFPSDVFDEIEPLPSPSGW